One stretch of Streptomyces sp. MMBL 11-1 DNA includes these proteins:
- a CDS encoding phosphatase PAP2 family protein — translation MPHATAPPATGHRPRWWTELPLIAVVYALYSLGRLLVRGDVSTAVDHGLAILRLEQALYLNAEHPLNRLFTSTPSLGIPADFAYASLHYLVTPAVLIWMFRRRSAAYRAARVWLMNSTLLGLVGFTLMPTCPPRLLDASHGFVDTMAQYSSYGWWGEGASAPRGLSGMTNQYAAMPSLHVGWSLWCGILLWRHGRHPLVRAAGIAYPLITTIVVMGTANHYFLDAVAGAAVMGVGALLVRPVMRTSDRFKAWGATRFTGRAAVLFAGRSEGGRGPAAESVPVTVPPNVSTGCKTSPGERIPGQRTTSADPPGTAVGGPAVGGAAVGDDADAAASDDAPAAAR, via the coding sequence ATGCCGCACGCCACCGCGCCGCCCGCGACCGGTCATCGGCCCCGCTGGTGGACGGAGCTGCCACTGATCGCGGTGGTGTACGCGTTGTATTCGCTGGGCCGGCTCCTGGTGCGTGGCGACGTGTCGACGGCGGTCGACCACGGCCTGGCGATCCTGCGGCTGGAACAGGCCCTGTACCTCAACGCCGAGCACCCGCTGAACCGCCTCTTCACCAGCACCCCGTCGCTCGGGATACCCGCCGACTTCGCGTACGCGTCCCTGCATTACCTGGTCACCCCGGCCGTCCTCATCTGGATGTTCCGGCGCAGATCGGCCGCGTACCGGGCGGCCCGGGTCTGGCTGATGAACTCCACGCTGCTGGGTCTGGTCGGGTTCACGCTGATGCCGACCTGCCCGCCCCGGCTGCTGGACGCGAGTCACGGCTTCGTCGACACGATGGCGCAGTACAGCAGTTACGGCTGGTGGGGCGAGGGGGCGAGCGCCCCGCGCGGGCTGAGCGGGATGACCAACCAGTACGCGGCGATGCCGAGCCTGCACGTCGGATGGTCCCTCTGGTGCGGGATTTTGTTGTGGCGGCACGGCCGCCACCCCCTCGTGCGGGCGGCGGGAATCGCCTACCCACTGATCACCACGATCGTCGTGATGGGCACCGCCAACCACTACTTCCTGGACGCCGTCGCGGGCGCCGCGGTGATGGGTGTCGGAGCCCTGCTGGTCAGGCCCGTCATGCGGACCTCCGACCGGTTCAAGGCGTGGGGCGCGACGCGGTTCACCGGGCGGGCCGCCGTCCTGTTCGCGGGCCGGAGCGAGGGCGGCCGGGGCCCTGCCGCCGAGTCGGTTCCGGTGACCGTGCCCCCGAATGTCAGTACCGGATGCAAGACTTCCCCGGGTGAGCGAATCCCCGGCCAGCGGACCACCTCCGCAGATCCCCCCGGCACGGCAGTCGGCGGCCCGGCAGTCGGCGGCGCGGCAGTCGGAGACGACGCCGACGCGGCCGCGAGCGACGACGCTCCGGCAGCGGCTCGCTGA
- a CDS encoding histidine phosphatase family protein — MASRILLARHGQTQWSVRGNHTGRTDIPLLDDGREGAKLLGERLHRAPWAGLPGVEVRTSPLVRAAETCSLAGFGERAEPWDALMEWDYGAYEGLTPAQIKADRPDWLIWRDGVPDGESVADVTARADEIVAWARSADRDVLVFAHGHILRALGARWLGEDLSFGARIRLEPTSLSVLGWAYGLPAVERWNDTGHLER, encoded by the coding sequence ATGGCATCGCGCATCCTGCTCGCCCGGCACGGCCAGACCCAGTGGTCGGTCCGGGGCAACCACACCGGCAGGACGGACATCCCGCTCCTGGACGACGGGCGCGAGGGCGCGAAGCTCCTCGGTGAGCGGCTGCACCGGGCGCCCTGGGCGGGGCTGCCCGGCGTCGAGGTCCGCACCAGCCCGCTCGTCCGGGCCGCCGAGACCTGCAGCCTCGCCGGGTTCGGGGAGCGGGCCGAGCCGTGGGACGCGCTGATGGAATGGGACTACGGGGCGTACGAGGGGCTGACCCCGGCCCAGATCAAGGCGGACCGGCCCGACTGGCTGATCTGGCGCGACGGGGTCCCGGACGGGGAGTCCGTCGCCGACGTCACCGCCCGCGCGGACGAGATCGTCGCCTGGGCCCGCTCGGCGGACCGGGACGTCCTGGTCTTCGCCCACGGCCACATCCTGCGGGCGCTGGGCGCGCGGTGGCTGGGCGAGGACCTGTCCTTCGGCGCCCGCATCCGCCTGGAGCCGACGTCGCTGTCGGTCCTGGGCTGGGCGTACGGCCTGCCGGCCGTGGAACGCTGGAACGACACGGGCCACCTGGAACGCTGA
- a CDS encoding tetratricopeptide repeat protein yields MAATAAVPNLAFRQLRGQRSAGEFAAAVRRAAREIGEQVACDARYIGRVESGEIRCPNYAYERVFLHMFPGASLADLGFSARESVRGRGARVVSEPPPTAGPAASARSLSPSLSPSHPPSPSFSSSSSDPALLHLLHRDTETDDIPEESDVLRRVFMTSGTTTVAAASLGLGGGPASAAARVSLPAQRRVGEAEVNAVEKAVRQIRLLDDRHGADGLYRRAAQPLRAAYELLDAGTTARRATADRLHAGAGELAISVGWLAHDSGRFDDARSHYAEALATARLAGDAGLEAHAFCNTSFLARDAGRPREAVRAAEAGQRAARTLGSPRLLALLALREAGGRAGLGDRTGCDRAIGRARAAFERGTAAGDPEWMSFFREAELELLEAQCWSALGDWSRAARHGRRATALQDAHFTRNLALYRAQLTGDLARAGRTDEAAAMGHQALDLLPRVQSSRIRGMLAGAARVLEPRAGAAPVASFLTRHQESAPGPAAT; encoded by the coding sequence ATGGCGGCGACAGCGGCAGTTCCCAACCTCGCCTTCCGTCAGCTGCGCGGACAGCGCTCCGCCGGGGAGTTCGCTGCGGCGGTCCGCAGAGCGGCGCGGGAGATCGGGGAGCAGGTCGCGTGCGACGCCCGCTACATCGGGCGCGTGGAGTCCGGGGAGATCCGCTGCCCCAACTACGCCTACGAACGCGTGTTCCTGCACATGTTCCCCGGGGCGTCCCTGGCCGATCTGGGGTTCTCGGCCCGCGAGAGCGTACGGGGGCGGGGCGCGCGGGTCGTGTCCGAACCCCCGCCCACGGCGGGGCCGGCGGCCTCGGCCCGTTCCCTGTCGCCCTCCCTTTCGCCCTCTCATCCACCTTCCCCTTCATTTTCGTCTTCCTCTTCCGACCCCGCCCTTCTCCACCTTCTCCACCGCGACACCGAAACCGACGACATCCCCGAGGAGAGCGACGTGCTGCGTCGCGTGTTCATGACGAGCGGCACCACCACGGTGGCGGCCGCTTCCCTGGGTCTCGGCGGGGGTCCCGCCTCCGCCGCCGCCCGGGTCTCTCTGCCCGCGCAGCGCCGGGTCGGCGAGGCGGAGGTGAACGCCGTCGAGAAAGCCGTACGGCAGATCCGGCTGCTGGACGACCGGCACGGCGCGGACGGGCTCTACCGGCGGGCCGCCCAGCCGCTGCGCGCGGCGTACGAACTGCTGGACGCCGGGACCACCGCACGGCGCGCCACCGCGGACCGGCTGCACGCGGGCGCGGGCGAGCTGGCCATCTCGGTGGGCTGGCTGGCCCACGACTCGGGCCGCTTCGACGACGCCCGCTCGCACTACGCGGAGGCCCTGGCCACGGCGAGGCTGGCCGGGGACGCGGGGCTGGAGGCGCACGCGTTCTGCAACACGTCGTTCCTGGCCCGGGACGCGGGGCGGCCCCGGGAGGCGGTACGGGCGGCGGAGGCCGGACAGCGGGCCGCCCGCACGCTGGGTTCGCCCCGGCTGCTGGCGCTGCTCGCGCTGCGGGAGGCGGGGGGCCGGGCGGGGCTCGGGGACCGGACGGGGTGCGACCGGGCGATCGGGCGGGCCCGGGCGGCGTTCGAACGGGGCACGGCGGCGGGCGATCCGGAGTGGATGAGCTTCTTCCGGGAGGCGGAGCTGGAGCTGCTGGAGGCGCAGTGCTGGTCGGCGCTGGGCGACTGGTCCCGGGCGGCGCGGCACGGACGGCGGGCGACGGCGCTCCAGGACGCGCACTTCACCCGGAACCTTGCGCTCTACCGGGCCCAGCTCACGGGCGACCTGGCCCGGGCGGGCAGGACGGACGAGGCGGCGGCAATGGGGCACCAGGCGCTGGACCTGCTGCCCCGGGTCCAGTCCTCGCGGATCCGCGGGATGCTGGCGGGGGCGGCGCGCGTGCTGGAGCCGCGGGCCGGGGCGGCCCCGGTGGCAAGCTTCCTGACCCGCCACCAGGAGTCGGCCCCGGGCCCTGCGGCCACCTGA
- a CDS encoding spermidine synthase, which yields MARRGAPAQGKNKAAGKGRTPGAKGRQGGGRGPGRAEREPVTQQVGGGLAELIPDRERPNGWTLLLDGAPQSHVDLDDPAHLSFAYQRRLGHVIDLAAPPLQPLHVLHLGGGAFTLARYTAATRPRSTQQIVELDAPLVQLVRDRLPLDPQARVRVRTADAREGLGRFPDGWADLIIADVFSGARTPAHLTSAEFLAEVRRVLKPEGRYAANLADGPPLAHLRGQVATAAAVFPELALAADPVVWRGRRFGNAVLLASALPLPVAEFTRRVASDPHPGRVEHGRALADFTGGAAVVTDAAARPSPAPPPSVFENP from the coding sequence GTGGCACGTCGAGGAGCGCCGGCCCAGGGCAAGAACAAGGCCGCCGGCAAGGGCAGAACCCCGGGCGCGAAGGGGCGCCAGGGCGGCGGCCGGGGACCGGGCCGCGCCGAGCGGGAGCCGGTCACCCAGCAGGTCGGCGGCGGACTCGCCGAGCTCATACCCGACCGGGAGCGCCCGAACGGCTGGACGCTCCTGCTCGACGGCGCCCCGCAGTCCCATGTGGACCTCGACGACCCCGCGCACCTCTCGTTCGCCTACCAGCGCCGCCTCGGCCACGTCATCGACCTCGCCGCGCCCCCGCTCCAGCCGCTGCACGTCCTGCACCTGGGCGGCGGCGCCTTCACCCTCGCCCGGTACACCGCCGCGACCCGCCCCCGCTCCACCCAGCAGATCGTCGAGCTCGACGCGCCCCTCGTGCAGCTCGTCCGCGACCGCCTCCCGCTGGACCCCCAGGCCCGGGTCCGGGTCCGCACGGCCGACGCCCGCGAGGGGCTCGGCAGGTTCCCGGACGGCTGGGCGGACCTGATCATCGCGGACGTGTTCAGCGGGGCCCGCACCCCCGCCCACCTGACCTCCGCCGAATTCCTCGCGGAGGTGCGCCGGGTCCTGAAGCCCGAAGGGCGGTACGCCGCCAACCTCGCCGACGGCCCCCCGCTCGCCCACCTGCGCGGCCAGGTCGCCACCGCCGCCGCCGTCTTCCCCGAACTGGCGCTGGCCGCCGACCCGGTGGTGTGGCGGGGCCGCCGTTTCGGCAACGCGGTCCTGCTCGCCTCGGCCCTGCCCCTCCCGGTCGCGGAGTTCACCCGGCGGGTGGCGAGCGACCCGCACCCCGGCCGCGTCGAACACGGCCGCGCGCTCGCCGACTTCACCGGCGGCGCGGCCGTCGTCACCGACGCCGCGGCCAGACCGTCGCCCGCGCCGCCGCCGTCCGTCTTCGAGAACCCGTGA